ACTACACCGCGCGTGGCATTGACAAAGGTGTAATCCAAGAACTATCAACTTGCCAGTTCATTGACCGTAACTCAGATATAATATTTCAGGGATTTACGGGTTCAGGAAAAACTTTTCTTGCATGTGCACTCGGAAAACAGGCATGTAAACAGCAAGTAAGAACATTCTACATACGACTCCCTGATTTATTGATGGAGCACGACGAATCTACACTTGTTCCAAAAGGATCAGCAAAGCTACTAAAAAAATACAGCTCCTACAAGCTGTTGATTCTTGATGAATGGCTCCTTGAGGACATATCTAATGAAGAACAGCGTTTTCTTTTTGAGTTGATTGAAAGAAGACATGATTCTGTGTCTACCATCTTTTGTACACAGTATCGGCAAGAAAACTGGCATGCCAGATTGGG
The window above is part of the Candidatus Cloacimonadota bacterium genome. Proteins encoded here:
- a CDS encoding ATP-binding protein, which gives rise to MINDETKRKLRELNLDEVIAALELQQSDINSVTLSFDERMQRLVDYLYQEKYNSKIQRLMKMSKFRIPKAEFHDIYYTARGIDKGVIQELSTCQFIDRNSDIIFQGFTGSGKTFLACALGKQACKQQVRTFYIRLPDLLMEHDESTLVPKGSAKLLKKYSSYKLLILDEWLLEDISNEEQRFLFELIERRHDSVSTIFCTQYRQENWHARLGGGVHADAIMDRIIHNAVWVDTGSMNMREYCAKHQL